Proteins found in one Cheilinus undulatus linkage group 9, ASM1832078v1, whole genome shotgun sequence genomic segment:
- the LOC121515615 gene encoding uncharacterized protein LOC121515615: MAPEFLILRILLVFLLRELDYSSAFPIGRSLMHPEPWQKREVYGYGNRRPLQYIRSLRQAHRKPSFSDQVPIQNLEKPQENSLRARSFSQIQNEPDLWTETQSLHLPWTEQTTESTAEISAPQRTPVFTPRSFQFNLSIPFASFPDVHKGKTSNLIVSDFNSDVKDGTADFLQSHRPTSVQISSSFNSPVASDSVSGKGSSKDPNGGQNIPDVIKPTFQLSLSVPIPPPTPSPKPSAGKVDYPENVKIPEASSFVQSTYMEPTYLKPHLNQVEPEWVHTQYQPDELIHPAVTLQYPSVQPGNVFHGYYSSQNPTNAVFVDSQNSQTPQLDATNSLLSPQQYESAPSGHYSASQVKPSGSSDGQLQTWQYAGTQLPLPFPSKQHNYGQFGASFGQNVEAEPQQTPVFPSSPTIVQSNSEIPPSGYYSGETATSYVYGQNNMVQIGQAYLSSQYSKDQSGRIVMPNHPTTSDPTSNFQHQPTDYQTQIGTLSQPVNREQPNGKPKYIKLLIHVDDETDQDRGQHNSFAAPVVNQYSGWMTAELPNSNPSSNMHYYSQTSGMDHGRGQYTYHPQQQLETGQMQTPEPFSGQAYHAQNVGANAGSVQTNINQQQWSEATLYNMQDTGYARNGHSYQLQPSESKVERNYLVSSDGKQQMSSYDFSHYTYPSTPQY; encoded by the coding sequence GCAGAAGTTTGATGCACCCTGAGCCATGGCAGAAACGAGAAGTATATGGTTATGGGAATCGTCGCCCCCTGCAGTACATCCGGTCTCTGAGGCAGGCTCACAGAAAACCCAGTTTCAGTGATCAGGTTCCTATCCAAAACTTGGAAAAACCCCAGGAAAATTCTTTAAGGGCTCGTAGCTTTTCCCAGATACAAAATGAGCCAGATCTGTGGACTGAAACCCAGAGCCTGCATCTTCCATGGACTGAGCAGACTACAGAAAGCACAGCAGAAATATCTGCACCACAGAGAACTCCAGTTTTTACACCCAGAAGCTTTCAATTTAACTTAAGCATCCCTTTTGCCAGCTTTCCAGATGTACATAAAGGAAAAACTTCAAATCTTATAGTCTCTGATTTtaacagtgatgtgaaagatggTACTGCTGATTTTTTACAATCACACAGGCCAACCAGTGTTCAAATCTCTAGCAGTTTTAACAGCCCAGTTGCTTCAGACAGTGTTTCAGGGAAGGGTTCCTCGAAAGACCCAAATGGAGGACAAAATATTCCTGATGTTATCAAGCCAACCTTTCAGTTGAGCTTGTCTGTTCCTATTCCCCCTCCGACTCCATCTCCAAAACCTTCTGCTGGCAAAGTTGACTatcctgaaaatgtaaaaataccGGAGGCTAGCAGTTTTGTCCAGAGCACTTACATGGAGCCGACATATCTAAAACCACATTTAAACCAAGTTGAGCCTGAATGGGTTCATACACAATACCAACCTGATGAGCTTATTCATCCAGCTGTAACCCTACAATATCCTTCTGTGCAACCTGGCAATGTCTTCCATGGATACTACAGCTCCCAAAACCCTACAAATGCTGTCTTTGTGGACAGTCAGAATAGTCAAACACCACAACTTGATGCCACAAATAGCCTTCTTTCTCCTCAGCAGTATGAAAGTGCCCCAAGTGGACATTACAGTGCCAGTCAGGTCAAACCCAGTGGCAGCAGTGATGGCCAACTTCAAACCTGGCAGTATGCTGGTACTCAACTTCCCCTCCCCTTCCCTTCTAAACAGCATAACTATGGGCAATTTGGAGCATCCTTTGGACAAAATGTAGAAGCTGAGCCACAGCAGACTCCAGTGTTCCCTTCGTCTCCAACCATTGTTCAATCCAATTCTGAAATTCCACCATCTGGTTATTATAGTGGAGAAACTGCTACTAGTTATGTTTATGGCCAAAACAATATGGTGCAAATAGGACAAGCATACCTCTCTTCACAGTACAGCAAAGATCAGAGTGGACGTATTGTGATGCCTAACCATCCCACTACTTCAGATCCTACATCAAATTTCCAGCATCAGCCAACCGATTATCAAACCCAAATAGGAACCCTAAGTCAGCCTGTTAACCGAGAGCAACCAAATGGAAAGCCCAAATATATAAAACTCCTTATTCATGTGGATGATGAAACGGATCAAGATCGTGGACAGCACAACTCTTTTGCAGCTCCAGTAGTTAACCAATATTCTGGGTGGATGACAGCAGAATTACCCAACAGCAATCCATCATCCAACATGCATTATTACAGCCAAACCTCTGGCATGGACCATGGCAGAGGCCAATATACATATCATCCTCAGCAACAGCTGGAAACTGGGCAAATGCAGACCCCTGAACCTTTTTCTGGACAAGCTTACCATGCTCAAAATGTTGGGGCAAATGCTGGCTCTGTGCAAACAAACATCAACCAACAACAATGGTCAGAAGCAACCCTCTACAACATGCAAGATACAGGATATGCCAGAAATGGACACTCTTATCAGTTGCAGCCATCTGAATCAAAAGTGGAGCGTAACTACCTTGTCTCTAGTGATGGGAAACAGCAGATGAGTTCATATGACTTCAGTCATTATACTTACCCTTCCACACCTCAATACTGA